A region of Oxyura jamaicensis isolate SHBP4307 breed ruddy duck chromosome 5, BPBGC_Ojam_1.0, whole genome shotgun sequence DNA encodes the following proteins:
- the LARGE2 gene encoding LARGE xylosyl- and glucuronyltransferase 2 isoform X1 — translation MLRSWRVKLKLLLATVILAVLLSWLYLFVGSLEYGRFLLLSPCLGEQPSRDMEREALALQVRRVEEENQELRRQLGQAQADGSDGSPPWGASAEDGSPPGGERSNRTACPKQRMVHKCELLHVAIVCAGHNASRDVVTLVKSILFHRKNPLHFHFITDSVAHQILQTLFQSWMVPSVHVSFYNADDLKPEVSWIPNKHYSGIYGLMKLTLTKALPSNLSKVIVLDTDITFATDIAELWAVFGKFSDKQVIGLVENQSDWYLGNLWKNHKPWPALGRGFNTGVILLLLDRLRRLGWEQMWRLTAERELMSMLSTSLADQDIFNAVIKQNPALVYRLPCFWNVQLSDHTRSEQCYTEVSDLKVIHWNSPKKLRVKNKHVEFFRNLYLTFLEYDGNLLRRELFGCASLPSPPSNQLQQALEELDEDDPCYDFRRQHLTQHRIHLFFLQYEFLALPNPTDVTLVAQLSMDRLQMLEAICKHWAGPISLALYMSDAEAQQFLRYAQASEVLSARRNVAYHIVYKEGQFYPINLLRNVALANTQTPYVFLTDIDFLPMYGLYDYLRNSIQQLELPHRKAALIVPAFETLHYRLTFPKSKAELLSMLDMGSLYTFRYHVWPKGHAPTDYAKWRTATVPYRVAWQPDFEPYVVVRRDCPKYDQRFVGFGWNKVSHIMELDAQEYELLVLPNAFMIHMPHAPSFDISKFRLSAGYRGCLQTLREEFHQDLSRRYGAAALKYLTAERSL, via the exons ATGTTGCGCTCCTGGCGTGTGaagctgaagctgctgctcGCCACAGTGATCCTGGCCGTCCTCCTCTCCTGGCTCTACCTCTTCGTGGGCAGCCTCGAAT ATGGCCGCTTTCTCCTGCTGTCACCATGCCTGGGCGAGCAGCCGAGCCGCGACATGGAGCGGGAGGCGCTGGCCTTGCAGGTGCGCCgggtggaggaggagaaccAGGAGCTCCGCCGGCAGCTCGGACAGGCGCAGGCGGATGGCAGCGACGGCAGCCCACCGTGGGGGGCCTCTGCCGAGGATGGGTCCCCCCCCGGGGGTGAGAGGAGCAACCGCACGGCCTGTCCCAAGCAGCGGATGGTGCACAAGTGTGAG CTCCTGCACGTTGCAATTGTGTGTGCCGGACACAACGCCAGCCGGGATGTGGTCACCTTGGTGAAATCCATCCTCTTCCACAG GAAAAACCCCCTCCACTTCCACTTCATCACGGACTCGGTGGCCCACCAGATCCTCCAGACGCTCTTCCAGTCCTGGATGGTGCCCTCTGTCCACGTCAGCTTCTACAACGCCGATGACTTGAAG CCAGAGGTGTCGTGGATCCCCAACAAGCACTACTCCGGCATCTATGGGTTGATGAAGCTGACACTTACCAAGGCACTGCCCTCCAACCTCTCCAAAGTCATCGTCTTGGACACCGACATCACCTTCGCCACCGACATCGCTGAGCTCTGGGCTGTGTTTGGGAAGTTCTCTG ACAAGCAGGTGATCGGGCTGGTGGAGAACCAAAGCGACTGGTATTTGGGCAACCTCTGGAAAAACCACAAACCATGGCCAGCCCTGGGACGTGGCTTCAACACGG GGGTGATCCTGCTCTTGCTGGACCGCCTGCGTcgcctgggctgggagcagatgTGGCGGCTGACGGCAGAGCGGGAGCTCATGAGCATGCTCTCCACCTCGCTGGCTGATCAG GACATTTTTAATGCGGTGATCAAGCAGAACCCAGCCCTGGTGTACCGGCTCCCATGCTTCTGGAACGTGCAGCTGTCTGATCACACCCGCTCAGAGCAGTGCTACACCGAGGTCTCGGATCTCAAG gtaATCCACTGGAACTCGCCCAAGAAGCTGCGGGTGAAGAACAAGCATGTGGAGTTCTTTCGCAACCTCTACCTGACCTTCCTGGAGTATGATGGGAACCTGCTGCGCAGGGAGCTCTTCGGCTGTGCCAGCCTCCCCAGCCCGCCCAGCAACCAG ctgcagcaggcactggaGGAGTTGGACGAGGACGATCCCTGCTACGATTTCCGCCGGCAGCACCTCACGCAGCACCGCATCCACCTGTTCTTCCTGCAGTATGAGTTCCTGGCCCTCCCCAACCCCACCGATGTCACCCTTGTGGCCCAGCTCTCCATGGACAG GCTGCAGATGTTGGAGGCCATCTGCAAACACTGGGCAGGCCCCATCAGCCTGGCGCTGTACATGTCGGACGCGGAGGCCCAGCAGTTCCTGCGCTACGCCCAGGCCTCGGAGGTGCTGAGCGCCCGCCGCAATGTCGCCTACCACATCGTCTACAAGGAGGGGCAGTTCTACCCCATCAACCTCCTGCGCAACGTGGCCTTGGCCAACACGCAGACGCCATACGTCTTCCTGACTGACATTGACTTCCTGCCGATGTATGGCCTCTACGATTACCTCAG GAACTCcatccagcagctggagctgccccaCAGGAAGGCAGCTCTCATCGTGCCAGCGTTTGAGACCCTGCACTACCGCCTGACCTTCCCCAAATCCAAAGCAGAACTGCTCTCCATGCTGGACATGGGCTCCCTCTACACCTTCAG GTACCATGTGTGGCCAAAAGGCCATGCCCCGACGGACTACGCCAAGTGGCGGACAGCCACCGTGCCGTACCGCGTGGCGTGGCAGCCAGACTTCGAGCCTTACGTTGTAGTGAGGCGAGACTGCCCCAAGTACGACCAGCGCTTCGTGGGCTTCGGCTGGAACAAGGTGTCCCACATCATGGAGCTGGATGCGCAG GAGTATGAGCTGCTGGTCCTGCCCAACGCCTTCATGATCCACATGCCCCACGCCCCCAGCTTCGACATCTCCAAGTTCCGCCTGAGCGCGGGGTACCGGGGCTGCCTGCAGACGCTGCGGGAGGAGTTCCACCAGGACCTGTCGCGGCGATACGGGGCGGCCGCGCTCAAATACCTCACCGCCGAGAGGAGCCTGTGA
- the LARGE2 gene encoding LARGE xylosyl- and glucuronyltransferase 2 isoform X2, producing MLRSWRVKLKLLLATVILAVLLSWLYLFVGSLEYGRFLLLSPCLGEQPSRDMEREALALQVRRVEEENQELRRQLGQAQADGSDGSPPWGASAEDGSPPGGERSNRTACPKQRMVHKCELLHVAIVCAGHNASRDVVTLVKSILFHRKNPLHFHFITDSVAHQILQTLFQSWMVPSVHVSFYNADDLKPEVSWIPNKHYSGIYGLMKLTLTKALPSNLSKVIVLDTDITFATDIAELWAVFGKFSDKQVIGLVENQSDWYLGNLWKNHKPWPALGRGFNTGVILLLLDRLRRLGWEQMWRLTAERELMSMLSTSLADQDIFNAVIKQNPALVYRLPCFWNVQLSDHTRSEQCYTEVSDLKVIHWNSPKKLRVKNKHVEFFRNLYLTFLEYDGNLLRRELFGCASLPSPPSNQQALEELDEDDPCYDFRRQHLTQHRIHLFFLQYEFLALPNPTDVTLVAQLSMDRLQMLEAICKHWAGPISLALYMSDAEAQQFLRYAQASEVLSARRNVAYHIVYKEGQFYPINLLRNVALANTQTPYVFLTDIDFLPMYGLYDYLRNSIQQLELPHRKAALIVPAFETLHYRLTFPKSKAELLSMLDMGSLYTFRYHVWPKGHAPTDYAKWRTATVPYRVAWQPDFEPYVVVRRDCPKYDQRFVGFGWNKVSHIMELDAQEYELLVLPNAFMIHMPHAPSFDISKFRLSAGYRGCLQTLREEFHQDLSRRYGAAALKYLTAERSL from the exons ATGTTGCGCTCCTGGCGTGTGaagctgaagctgctgctcGCCACAGTGATCCTGGCCGTCCTCCTCTCCTGGCTCTACCTCTTCGTGGGCAGCCTCGAAT ATGGCCGCTTTCTCCTGCTGTCACCATGCCTGGGCGAGCAGCCGAGCCGCGACATGGAGCGGGAGGCGCTGGCCTTGCAGGTGCGCCgggtggaggaggagaaccAGGAGCTCCGCCGGCAGCTCGGACAGGCGCAGGCGGATGGCAGCGACGGCAGCCCACCGTGGGGGGCCTCTGCCGAGGATGGGTCCCCCCCCGGGGGTGAGAGGAGCAACCGCACGGCCTGTCCCAAGCAGCGGATGGTGCACAAGTGTGAG CTCCTGCACGTTGCAATTGTGTGTGCCGGACACAACGCCAGCCGGGATGTGGTCACCTTGGTGAAATCCATCCTCTTCCACAG GAAAAACCCCCTCCACTTCCACTTCATCACGGACTCGGTGGCCCACCAGATCCTCCAGACGCTCTTCCAGTCCTGGATGGTGCCCTCTGTCCACGTCAGCTTCTACAACGCCGATGACTTGAAG CCAGAGGTGTCGTGGATCCCCAACAAGCACTACTCCGGCATCTATGGGTTGATGAAGCTGACACTTACCAAGGCACTGCCCTCCAACCTCTCCAAAGTCATCGTCTTGGACACCGACATCACCTTCGCCACCGACATCGCTGAGCTCTGGGCTGTGTTTGGGAAGTTCTCTG ACAAGCAGGTGATCGGGCTGGTGGAGAACCAAAGCGACTGGTATTTGGGCAACCTCTGGAAAAACCACAAACCATGGCCAGCCCTGGGACGTGGCTTCAACACGG GGGTGATCCTGCTCTTGCTGGACCGCCTGCGTcgcctgggctgggagcagatgTGGCGGCTGACGGCAGAGCGGGAGCTCATGAGCATGCTCTCCACCTCGCTGGCTGATCAG GACATTTTTAATGCGGTGATCAAGCAGAACCCAGCCCTGGTGTACCGGCTCCCATGCTTCTGGAACGTGCAGCTGTCTGATCACACCCGCTCAGAGCAGTGCTACACCGAGGTCTCGGATCTCAAG gtaATCCACTGGAACTCGCCCAAGAAGCTGCGGGTGAAGAACAAGCATGTGGAGTTCTTTCGCAACCTCTACCTGACCTTCCTGGAGTATGATGGGAACCTGCTGCGCAGGGAGCTCTTCGGCTGTGCCAGCCTCCCCAGCCCGCCCAGCAACCAG caggcactggaGGAGTTGGACGAGGACGATCCCTGCTACGATTTCCGCCGGCAGCACCTCACGCAGCACCGCATCCACCTGTTCTTCCTGCAGTATGAGTTCCTGGCCCTCCCCAACCCCACCGATGTCACCCTTGTGGCCCAGCTCTCCATGGACAG GCTGCAGATGTTGGAGGCCATCTGCAAACACTGGGCAGGCCCCATCAGCCTGGCGCTGTACATGTCGGACGCGGAGGCCCAGCAGTTCCTGCGCTACGCCCAGGCCTCGGAGGTGCTGAGCGCCCGCCGCAATGTCGCCTACCACATCGTCTACAAGGAGGGGCAGTTCTACCCCATCAACCTCCTGCGCAACGTGGCCTTGGCCAACACGCAGACGCCATACGTCTTCCTGACTGACATTGACTTCCTGCCGATGTATGGCCTCTACGATTACCTCAG GAACTCcatccagcagctggagctgccccaCAGGAAGGCAGCTCTCATCGTGCCAGCGTTTGAGACCCTGCACTACCGCCTGACCTTCCCCAAATCCAAAGCAGAACTGCTCTCCATGCTGGACATGGGCTCCCTCTACACCTTCAG GTACCATGTGTGGCCAAAAGGCCATGCCCCGACGGACTACGCCAAGTGGCGGACAGCCACCGTGCCGTACCGCGTGGCGTGGCAGCCAGACTTCGAGCCTTACGTTGTAGTGAGGCGAGACTGCCCCAAGTACGACCAGCGCTTCGTGGGCTTCGGCTGGAACAAGGTGTCCCACATCATGGAGCTGGATGCGCAG GAGTATGAGCTGCTGGTCCTGCCCAACGCCTTCATGATCCACATGCCCCACGCCCCCAGCTTCGACATCTCCAAGTTCCGCCTGAGCGCGGGGTACCGGGGCTGCCTGCAGACGCTGCGGGAGGAGTTCCACCAGGACCTGTCGCGGCGATACGGGGCGGCCGCGCTCAAATACCTCACCGCCGAGAGGAGCCTGTGA
- the LARGE2 gene encoding LARGE xylosyl- and glucuronyltransferase 2 isoform X3 — protein MGTTSASSCCGAECCCIALGRKNPLHFHFITDSVAHQILQTLFQSWMVPSVHVSFYNADDLKPEVSWIPNKHYSGIYGLMKLTLTKALPSNLSKVIVLDTDITFATDIAELWAVFGKFSDKQVIGLVENQSDWYLGNLWKNHKPWPALGRGFNTGVILLLLDRLRRLGWEQMWRLTAERELMSMLSTSLADQDIFNAVIKQNPALVYRLPCFWNVQLSDHTRSEQCYTEVSDLKVIHWNSPKKLRVKNKHVEFFRNLYLTFLEYDGNLLRRELFGCASLPSPPSNQLQQALEELDEDDPCYDFRRQHLTQHRIHLFFLQYEFLALPNPTDVTLVAQLSMDRLQMLEAICKHWAGPISLALYMSDAEAQQFLRYAQASEVLSARRNVAYHIVYKEGQFYPINLLRNVALANTQTPYVFLTDIDFLPMYGLYDYLRNSIQQLELPHRKAALIVPAFETLHYRLTFPKSKAELLSMLDMGSLYTFRYHVWPKGHAPTDYAKWRTATVPYRVAWQPDFEPYVVVRRDCPKYDQRFVGFGWNKVSHIMELDAQEYELLVLPNAFMIHMPHAPSFDISKFRLSAGYRGCLQTLREEFHQDLSRRYGAAALKYLTAERSL, from the exons ATGGGGACCACgtctgcttcctcctgctgtggtgctgagtgctgctgcATTGCCCTTGGCAGGAAAAACCCCCTCCACTTCCACTTCATCACGGACTCGGTGGCCCACCAGATCCTCCAGACGCTCTTCCAGTCCTGGATGGTGCCCTCTGTCCACGTCAGCTTCTACAACGCCGATGACTTGAAG CCAGAGGTGTCGTGGATCCCCAACAAGCACTACTCCGGCATCTATGGGTTGATGAAGCTGACACTTACCAAGGCACTGCCCTCCAACCTCTCCAAAGTCATCGTCTTGGACACCGACATCACCTTCGCCACCGACATCGCTGAGCTCTGGGCTGTGTTTGGGAAGTTCTCTG ACAAGCAGGTGATCGGGCTGGTGGAGAACCAAAGCGACTGGTATTTGGGCAACCTCTGGAAAAACCACAAACCATGGCCAGCCCTGGGACGTGGCTTCAACACGG GGGTGATCCTGCTCTTGCTGGACCGCCTGCGTcgcctgggctgggagcagatgTGGCGGCTGACGGCAGAGCGGGAGCTCATGAGCATGCTCTCCACCTCGCTGGCTGATCAG GACATTTTTAATGCGGTGATCAAGCAGAACCCAGCCCTGGTGTACCGGCTCCCATGCTTCTGGAACGTGCAGCTGTCTGATCACACCCGCTCAGAGCAGTGCTACACCGAGGTCTCGGATCTCAAG gtaATCCACTGGAACTCGCCCAAGAAGCTGCGGGTGAAGAACAAGCATGTGGAGTTCTTTCGCAACCTCTACCTGACCTTCCTGGAGTATGATGGGAACCTGCTGCGCAGGGAGCTCTTCGGCTGTGCCAGCCTCCCCAGCCCGCCCAGCAACCAG ctgcagcaggcactggaGGAGTTGGACGAGGACGATCCCTGCTACGATTTCCGCCGGCAGCACCTCACGCAGCACCGCATCCACCTGTTCTTCCTGCAGTATGAGTTCCTGGCCCTCCCCAACCCCACCGATGTCACCCTTGTGGCCCAGCTCTCCATGGACAG GCTGCAGATGTTGGAGGCCATCTGCAAACACTGGGCAGGCCCCATCAGCCTGGCGCTGTACATGTCGGACGCGGAGGCCCAGCAGTTCCTGCGCTACGCCCAGGCCTCGGAGGTGCTGAGCGCCCGCCGCAATGTCGCCTACCACATCGTCTACAAGGAGGGGCAGTTCTACCCCATCAACCTCCTGCGCAACGTGGCCTTGGCCAACACGCAGACGCCATACGTCTTCCTGACTGACATTGACTTCCTGCCGATGTATGGCCTCTACGATTACCTCAG GAACTCcatccagcagctggagctgccccaCAGGAAGGCAGCTCTCATCGTGCCAGCGTTTGAGACCCTGCACTACCGCCTGACCTTCCCCAAATCCAAAGCAGAACTGCTCTCCATGCTGGACATGGGCTCCCTCTACACCTTCAG GTACCATGTGTGGCCAAAAGGCCATGCCCCGACGGACTACGCCAAGTGGCGGACAGCCACCGTGCCGTACCGCGTGGCGTGGCAGCCAGACTTCGAGCCTTACGTTGTAGTGAGGCGAGACTGCCCCAAGTACGACCAGCGCTTCGTGGGCTTCGGCTGGAACAAGGTGTCCCACATCATGGAGCTGGATGCGCAG GAGTATGAGCTGCTGGTCCTGCCCAACGCCTTCATGATCCACATGCCCCACGCCCCCAGCTTCGACATCTCCAAGTTCCGCCTGAGCGCGGGGTACCGGGGCTGCCTGCAGACGCTGCGGGAGGAGTTCCACCAGGACCTGTCGCGGCGATACGGGGCGGCCGCGCTCAAATACCTCACCGCCGAGAGGAGCCTGTGA